One Alphaproteobacteria bacterium HT1-32 genomic region harbors:
- the pdhA gene encoding pyruvate dehydrogenase (acetyl-transferring) E1 component subunit alpha — MATSTKRKSSARGKSAGPDKDTLLHYYREMLLIRRFEEKAGQMYGMGLIAGFCHLYIGQEAVVVGIQAAMKEGDTVITSYRDHAHMLATGMESRGVMAELTGRSGGYSRGKGGSMHMFSRDKGFFGGHGIVAAQVPIGTGLGFAHKYKDEDNLCATYLGDGAINQGQVYEAFNMAALWKLPVLYIIENNKYGMGTSVARASAHTDLFNRGSAYGIPGEEVDGMNVVTVNAAAAKAIEHIRAGKGPYILEMSTYRYRGHSMSDPAKYRSKEEVQKMRSERDPIDNVRAMLLDMKDVTEESLKEIDKEVKAIVSDAADFAQQSPEPDISELWTDILVEA, encoded by the coding sequence ATGGCGACATCGACCAAACGCAAATCATCCGCGCGCGGTAAATCCGCGGGGCCGGACAAGGATACCCTGCTTCATTATTATCGCGAAATGCTGCTGATCCGCCGCTTTGAAGAAAAAGCCGGGCAAATGTACGGCATGGGTCTGATCGCCGGTTTCTGCCACCTCTATATTGGTCAGGAAGCTGTCGTGGTCGGTATCCAGGCAGCCATGAAAGAGGGTGATACCGTCATCACCAGTTACCGCGATCATGCGCACATGCTGGCAACCGGCATGGAAAGCCGTGGCGTGATGGCAGAACTTACCGGCCGTTCCGGAGGGTATTCCCGCGGTAAAGGCGGGTCGATGCATATGTTCTCCCGCGACAAGGGCTTCTTCGGTGGCCATGGCATCGTGGCGGCTCAGGTGCCGATCGGTACGGGACTTGGCTTTGCTCACAAATACAAAGACGAGGACAACCTCTGCGCCACCTATCTTGGTGATGGCGCCATCAATCAGGGGCAGGTCTACGAGGCTTTCAACATGGCCGCTCTCTGGAAGCTGCCGGTCCTCTATATCATTGAGAACAACAAATATGGCATGGGCACTTCGGTCGCCCGCGCCTCGGCCCATACGGATCTGTTCAACCGCGGCAGCGCCTATGGCATTCCCGGTGAGGAAGTCGACGGCATGAATGTGGTGACCGTCAATGCGGCTGCCGCAAAAGCCATCGAGCATATCCGGGCAGGCAAGGGGCCTTATATCCTTGAAATGAGCACCTATCGCTACCGCGGGCATTCCATGTCCGATCCGGCGAAATACCGCTCAAAGGAAGAAGTTCAGAAGATGCGGTCCGAACGCGACCCGATTGATAATGTGCGGGCCATGTTGCTCGACATGAAGGATGTCACGGAAGAATCGCTGAAAGAAATCGACAAGGAGGTGAAAGCCATCGTCTCCGATGCAGCAGATTTCGCACAGCAGTCTCCTGAACCCGATATTTCCGAACTCTGGACCGACATTCTGGTGGAGGCCTGA
- a CDS encoding CBS domain-containing protein produces MPQRKLGEIVEGQILLAVRPSDPVSIVAGKMKDHGVGAVLILEGDELKGIFTLYNLLNSVFEAGLDPKQTEVREVMTTNPVCLDCDAKGFEAVRLMREHNTRHIVVSDTGEHGYHVVSVKDFPKSELREFEEELELEQRIWDRL; encoded by the coding sequence ATGCCCCAGAGAAAACTTGGTGAAATTGTTGAGGGCCAGATATTACTGGCTGTCCGTCCGTCTGATCCTGTCAGTATTGTTGCCGGCAAGATGAAAGATCACGGCGTTGGCGCTGTTTTGATTCTTGAAGGTGATGAACTCAAAGGGATTTTTACACTCTATAATTTGCTGAACAGTGTCTTTGAAGCGGGCCTGGACCCGAAGCAGACAGAAGTCAGGGAAGTCATGACGACAAACCCCGTATGTCTGGATTGTGATGCGAAAGGGTTCGAGGCCGTTCGCCTGATGCGAGAGCACAATACGCGGCATATTGTTGTCAGCGACACAGGTGAACACGGTTATCACGTTGTTTCGGTAAAGGATTTTCCGAAATCCGAATTACGTGAGTTTGAGGAGGAACTTGAACTGGAACAGCGTATCTGGGACCGGCTTTAA
- a CDS encoding pyruvate dehydrogenase complex E1 component subunit beta, protein MPIEILMPALSPTMTEGTLSKWAVKEGDSVASGDVIAEIETDKATMEVEAVDEGKIGKILIDEGSEGVAVNTPIAILLEEGESESDMENMSSSAPKPDAGSDADKPKAEPDSAPESRPEPTAASASPIPSAPAEPEYSGETTSCTVREALRDAMAEEMRKDERVFLMGEEVAEYQGAYKVSQGLLDEFSSKRVIDTPITEHGFTGVGVGAAFGGLRPIVEFMTFNFAMQAMDHIINSAAKTLYMAGGQMGCPIVFRGANGAASRVGAQHSQCYASWYAHVPGLKVVSPWNSVDAKGLLKAAIRDPNPVIVLENEILYGQSFDGVPTDPDWALPIGKAKIEREGSDVTIIAYSLMVGRALEAAKKLEEEGISAEIINLRSLRPLDTETIVKSVKKTNRIVSVEEGWPVAGMGSEIAAICMEQAFDWLDAPVVRVCGADVPMPYAANLEALTIPQADKVVEAAKSVCYRD, encoded by the coding sequence ATGCCAATCGAAATTCTGATGCCGGCCCTCTCGCCAACCATGACCGAGGGCACACTATCCAAATGGGCCGTCAAGGAAGGTGACAGCGTCGCCAGTGGTGACGTCATTGCTGAAATTGAAACCGACAAGGCGACGATGGAAGTCGAAGCCGTTGATGAAGGCAAAATCGGCAAGATCCTGATTGACGAAGGCAGCGAAGGTGTTGCGGTAAATACACCCATCGCCATCCTGCTCGAAGAAGGCGAAAGTGAATCGGATATGGAGAACATGTCCTCATCCGCGCCGAAGCCGGATGCCGGGTCTGACGCCGACAAGCCGAAGGCAGAGCCGGACAGCGCGCCTGAATCCCGCCCGGAACCGACTGCGGCTTCCGCCAGCCCGATTCCTTCCGCCCCCGCAGAACCGGAATATTCCGGCGAAACGACAAGCTGCACGGTCCGTGAAGCACTGCGCGATGCGATGGCAGAGGAAATGCGCAAGGACGAACGCGTCTTCCTGATGGGCGAGGAAGTCGCTGAATATCAGGGTGCATACAAGGTCAGTCAGGGCCTGCTCGACGAATTCAGCTCGAAGCGGGTGATTGATACCCCGATCACCGAGCACGGATTTACCGGCGTTGGCGTTGGTGCCGCTTTCGGGGGCCTGCGCCCGATCGTCGAGTTCATGACCTTCAACTTCGCCATGCAGGCGATGGACCATATTATCAACTCCGCCGCCAAGACGCTTTATATGGCCGGTGGTCAGATGGGCTGTCCGATCGTCTTCCGTGGTGCGAATGGTGCGGCCTCACGTGTCGGCGCACAGCATTCACAATGCTATGCCAGCTGGTACGCCCATGTACCCGGCCTGAAGGTTGTCTCGCCCTGGAACTCGGTTGATGCGAAAGGCCTGCTGAAAGCAGCCATCCGCGATCCGAACCCGGTGATCGTGCTGGAGAATGAAATTCTCTACGGCCAGAGCTTCGACGGCGTTCCGACCGACCCGGACTGGGCATTGCCAATCGGCAAGGCCAAGATCGAACGGGAAGGCTCCGACGTTACCATCATCGCCTATTCACTGATGGTTGGCCGCGCACTTGAAGCCGCCAAGAAGCTGGAAGAAGAAGGCATCTCGGCAGAAATCATCAACCTGCGCAGCCTGCGCCCGCTGGATACTGAGACCATCGTCAAGTCGGTCAAGAAGACCAACCGCATCGTTTCAGTCGAAGAAGGCTGGCCGGTGGCTGGCATGGGTTCGGAAATCGCTGCAATCTGCATGGAACAGGCCTTCGACTGGCTTGATGCGCCGGTGGTTCGTGTCTGTGGT
- the gcvA gene encoding transcriptional regulator GcvA codes for MLIMRRLPSLNALRAFEAAARHLSFSDAAEELHVTQSAVSRHIKGLEEYLGFPLFRRLHRAISLTDRGAALLPDLSVSFDRLADAVASVMEERRELRIKTPPTFAIRWMIPRLSEFQELHPDIDVRITTGENADFRREEFDAAIYCDRTPPAGLVSDHILTEVLTPVCSRDYLERHPLSSPADLAGHVLIHPTPSREDWRDWLERTGYQQTIETTDGLAFSTLEMAVSAAMRGLGVAIADYGFVKPDLENGNLVMPLDIQLTSCFNYFFVCPEQSAKRPLVTQFRQWLVEASSSERAEMEAFRKHFGTSAY; via the coding sequence ATGCTAATAATGCGACGTCTTCCGTCATTGAATGCGCTTCGGGCGTTTGAGGCAGCTGCGCGACATCTGAGTTTTTCGGATGCAGCAGAGGAACTGCATGTCACCCAGAGTGCGGTCAGTCGTCATATCAAGGGACTGGAAGAGTATCTCGGTTTTCCGCTGTTCCGGCGTTTGCACCGGGCCATCAGTCTGACTGACCGTGGCGCAGCCCTGTTGCCAGATCTGTCTGTGTCATTTGACCGGCTGGCTGATGCTGTCGCTTCGGTGATGGAAGAACGGAGGGAACTGCGTATCAAGACACCGCCGACCTTTGCGATTCGCTGGATGATCCCGCGCCTTTCTGAATTTCAGGAATTGCATCCGGATATCGATGTCCGGATTACGACCGGGGAGAATGCGGATTTCCGGCGCGAGGAGTTCGATGCTGCCATTTATTGCGACCGTACTCCCCCTGCGGGTCTTGTCAGCGATCATATTCTGACGGAGGTCCTTACCCCCGTATGCTCCCGTGACTATCTGGAACGGCATCCGCTTTCATCACCGGCTGACCTCGCTGGGCATGTACTGATTCATCCGACACCCAGCCGCGAAGACTGGCGCGACTGGCTGGAGCGGACGGGATATCAGCAGACAATTGAAACCACCGACGGCCTTGCCTTTTCGACCCTTGAAATGGCTGTCAGTGCGGCGATGCGCGGGTTGGGTGTGGCGATTGCCGATTATGGTTTTGTGAAACCGGACCTTGAGAATGGCAATCTTGTGATGCCTCTCGATATCCAGTTAACCAGCTGTTTCAATTATTTTTTTGTTTGCCCGGAACAATCAGCAAAACGTCCGCTGGTTACTCAGTTCCGGCAATGGCTGGTTGAAGCTTCATCCTCGGAACGCGCGGAAATGGAAGCTTTCCGAAAGCATTTCGGGACATCTGCCTATTGA
- a CDS encoding CTP synthase, producing the protein MARYIFITGGVVSSLGKGLASAALGALLQSRGYTVRLRKLDPYLNVDPGTMSPYQHGEVYVTDDGAETDLDLGHYERFTGVASRQADNVTTGRIYQNVIAKERRGDYLGATVQVIPHVTDAIKEFVLNDVEDEDFILCEIGGTVGDIESLPFLEAIRQLGNELGRERTMFVHLTLLPYIAAAGELKTKPTQHSVKELLSVGIQPDMLLCRAERDIPESERRKIALFCNVSQDAVIPALDVSNIYEVPISYHAKGMDDVVCRHFGLTGAPSPNLSTWRRISQTVSAPEGGDVTIAVVGKYTVLLDAYKSLAESLTHGGIANNVRVNLDWIESEIFETDGAVQRLENVDGILVPGGFGERGSEGKIAAARFARERGVPYFGICFGMQMAVIEAARNLAGIKDAGSTEFGPCDEAVVGLMTEWVRGNRRETRSEEDDLGGTMRLGAYDAVLGEGTRVREIYGKANISERHRHRYEVNPDYRERLEANGMIFSGMSPDGVLPEIVEIPEHPWFIGVQYHPELKSKPFDPHPLFTSFIEAARKHSRLV; encoded by the coding sequence ATGGCGCGGTATATTTTTATCACAGGCGGCGTGGTTTCCTCTCTCGGGAAGGGGCTGGCGTCAGCGGCTCTCGGTGCGTTGCTTCAGTCCCGTGGATACACGGTTCGTCTTCGCAAGCTGGATCCGTATCTCAATGTCGATCCGGGCACGATGTCGCCCTATCAGCACGGGGAAGTCTATGTCACCGATGACGGGGCAGAAACCGACCTTGATCTCGGGCATTACGAGCGGTTTACCGGCGTTGCATCCCGACAGGCCGATAACGTCACCACCGGACGCATTTACCAGAATGTGATCGCGAAGGAACGGCGCGGAGATTATCTCGGCGCAACCGTTCAGGTGATTCCGCATGTCACTGATGCCATCAAGGAATTCGTGCTGAATGACGTGGAGGATGAAGATTTCATTCTCTGCGAGATCGGCGGCACGGTCGGTGACATTGAAAGTCTGCCGTTTCTGGAAGCCATTCGTCAGCTTGGCAACGAACTGGGCCGTGAACGGACAATGTTCGTTCATCTGACCCTGCTGCCTTATATCGCCGCAGCCGGCGAGCTGAAAACCAAACCGACCCAGCATTCCGTCAAGGAACTGCTCAGTGTCGGTATTCAGCCGGATATGCTGCTTTGCCGGGCAGAGCGCGATATTCCTGAATCTGAGCGCCGCAAGATCGCGCTGTTCTGTAATGTCAGTCAGGATGCCGTTATCCCTGCACTGGATGTCTCCAACATCTATGAAGTCCCCATCAGCTATCATGCCAAGGGAATGGACGATGTGGTCTGCCGACATTTCGGACTGACCGGCGCACCGTCACCAAACCTCAGCACCTGGCGACGGATTTCCCAGACAGTCAGCGCCCCGGAAGGCGGCGACGTGACGATTGCGGTTGTCGGCAAATACACGGTTCTGCTGGATGCCTACAAGTCACTGGCGGAATCCCTGACCCATGGTGGTATTGCCAACAATGTCCGGGTCAATCTGGACTGGATAGAATCCGAGATATTCGAAACAGACGGTGCCGTACAGCGACTTGAGAATGTTGACGGCATTCTGGTCCCCGGCGGTTTTGGCGAGCGCGGCTCCGAAGGCAAGATTGCCGCAGCCCGGTTTGCGCGGGAACGTGGCGTTCCTTATTTCGGTATCTGCTTCGGTATGCAGATGGCTGTCATTGAAGCTGCACGGAACCTTGCCGGTATAAAAGATGCGGGGTCGACTGAATTTGGCCCTTGTGACGAAGCTGTCGTCGGTCTGATGACTGAATGGGTTCGGGGTAACCGGCGGGAGACCCGCAGCGAAGAAGACGATCTCGGCGGCACCATGCGCCTTGGCGCCTATGATGCGGTGCTGGGGGAAGGAACCCGTGTCCGGGAAATCTACGGCAAGGCGAATATTTCGGAACGTCACCGGCATCGTTATGAAGTCAATCCCGACTATCGGGAACGGCTGGAAGCAAACGGCATGATCTTCTCCGGAATGTCACCGGATGGCGTGCTGCCTGAAATCGTCGAAATTCCGGAACATCCCTGGTTTATCGGCGTCCAGTATCACCCAGAACTGAAATCCAAGCCGTTTGATCCGCATCCGCTGTTCACCTCGTTCATCGAGGCCGCACGGAAGCATTCACGGCTGGTCTAG
- a CDS encoding DUF1127 domain-containing protein yields MNITASVFRIRVALTETLISVRNSGPGFSETLRCWSYRIRTRHHLSTMDSHLLADIGLTTEDAITESRQPFWRPVSPSRSGLGLRR; encoded by the coding sequence ATGAATATCACAGCATCAGTTTTTAGAATAAGAGTGGCCCTGACAGAGACACTCATCTCAGTTAGAAACTCCGGTCCTGGTTTTTCTGAAACCCTGCGCTGCTGGAGCTATCGCATCAGAACCCGCCATCATCTGTCCACCATGGACAGTCATCTGCTGGCAGATATCGGGCTGACGACGGAAGATGCCATCACCGAGTCCCGGCAGCCGTTCTGGAGGCCAGTATCTCCATCCCGGAGCGGGCTTGGCTTGCGCCGCTAA
- the secG gene encoding preprotein translocase subunit SecG, with product MVAVLLAVHLLLAIFLIAVVLMQRSEGGALGMGGGGGGGLMTSRGAGNLLTRSTAILAACFMATSLALAVFGESDRNAGALQSIPTPAVEQPAEPAVPAAPTSD from the coding sequence ATGGTTGCTGTCCTTCTCGCCGTTCATTTGCTTCTCGCCATCTTTCTGATCGCTGTCGTTCTGATGCAGCGCAGTGAGGGTGGTGCGCTTGGCATGGGCGGTGGTGGCGGTGGCGGTCTGATGACCTCCCGTGGTGCCGGTAACCTGCTGACACGTTCCACGGCTATTCTGGCTGCCTGCTTCATGGCAACCAGCCTGGCTCTGGCTGTGTTTGGTGAGTCAGACCGCAACGCAGGGGCACTTCAGTCGATTCCCACGCCTGCTGTCGAGCAGCCAGCCGAACCGGCTGTTCCTGCGGCGCCGACAAGCGACTGA
- a CDS encoding phosphopyruvate hydratase — MSAIIDIHAREILDSRGNPTVEVDVCLETGAVGRAAVPSGASTGAHEAVELRDGDASRYGGKGVLKAVEAVNGEIFDALSGMDSENQTALDQIMIALDGTPNKSRLGANATLGVSLALAKATSIELDQPLFRYVGGVFARDLPVPMMNIVNGGAHADNPIDIQEFMVMPVGAESGSEAIRVGAEIFQALKKALSAAGHNTNVGDEGGFAPSLSSADEALSFIMKAIEATGRKPGDDVLLALDCASTEYFKDGIYDLAGEGKKLDAAGHVAYLADLCARYPILSIEDGMGEDDMAGWEHLTAEIGDKVQLVGDDLFVTNTARLIDGIANKRANAILVKVNQIGTLTETLEAVETAHKAGYRAVMSHRSGETEDSIIADLAVATNCGQIKTGSLSRSDRTAKYNQLIRIEEMLGAAARYPGRAALAR, encoded by the coding sequence ATGTCTGCCATTATCGATATTCATGCCCGCGAAATTCTCGATTCCCGGGGCAACCCGACCGTTGAAGTCGATGTCTGCCTCGAAACTGGTGCTGTTGGTCGCGCGGCGGTGCCGTCCGGTGCCTCCACGGGCGCCCATGAAGCCGTAGAACTGCGGGATGGCGATGCCTCCCGGTATGGCGGCAAGGGTGTTCTTAAAGCCGTCGAAGCCGTGAACGGCGAGATATTTGATGCGCTTTCCGGTATGGATTCAGAAAATCAGACCGCCCTTGATCAGATCATGATCGCGCTGGATGGCACCCCGAACAAAAGCCGCCTCGGCGCGAATGCAACGCTTGGCGTCAGTCTCGCGCTGGCCAAAGCGACCTCGATTGAACTCGATCAGCCGCTGTTCCGCTATGTCGGCGGCGTCTTCGCCCGCGACCTGCCTGTGCCGATGATGAATATCGTCAATGGCGGCGCCCATGCGGACAACCCGATCGACATTCAGGAATTCATGGTCATGCCGGTTGGCGCGGAAAGCGGATCGGAAGCCATCCGCGTTGGTGCAGAAATTTTTCAGGCCCTCAAGAAGGCACTGTCGGCTGCGGGCCATAACACCAATGTCGGTGATGAAGGCGGCTTTGCTCCCTCACTGAGCAGCGCCGACGAAGCTCTCTCCTTCATCATGAAGGCGATTGAAGCAACCGGTCGCAAGCCGGGCGATGATGTGTTGCTGGCGCTGGATTGCGCCTCCACCGAATATTTCAAAGATGGCATCTATGATCTGGCGGGTGAGGGCAAGAAGCTCGATGCTGCCGGTCACGTCGCCTATCTCGCCGACCTCTGTGCCCGCTATCCCATCCTGTCGATTGAAGACGGCATGGGCGAAGACGATATGGCGGGGTGGGAACATCTGACAGCCGAGATCGGTGACAAGGTACAGCTTGTCGGTGACGACCTGTTCGTGACCAACACCGCGCGCCTCATTGATGGCATCGCCAACAAGCGGGCCAACGCCATTCTGGTGAAGGTGAACCAGATCGGTACCCTGACTGAAACACTGGAAGCGGTCGAGACGGCCCACAAGGCTGGTTACCGGGCCGTCATGTCTCATAGGTCGGGAGAGACCGAAGACTCAATCATTGCCGATCTTGCGGTTGCCACGAACTGCGGCCAGATCAAGACCGGCTCACTGTCGCGTTCTGACAGAACGGCGAAATACAACCAGTTGATCCGGATCGAGGAAATGCTGGGTGCAGCAGCCCGTTACCCCGGACGTGCCGCCCTGGCACGATAA
- the kdsA gene encoding 3-deoxy-8-phosphooctulonate synthase has protein sequence MVEQRTVEVGSVRIGNNLPLVLIAGPCQMESRQHALEMSSAIKEITDALGIGLIYKTSYDKANRTSVSAARGVGLEASLPVFAEVRETVGCPVLTDVHDALHCAPVAEAVDVLQIPAFLCRQTDLLIAAGETGRAINVKKGQFLAPWDMANVADKIRSTGNDRVTLCERGASFGYNTLVSDMRSLPIMAQTGCPVVFDATHSVQQPGGQGTSSGGQREFAPVLARAAVAVGVAAVFIETHQDPDSAPSDGPNMIPINELKGVLETLIAFDKLSKSLQ, from the coding sequence ATGGTTGAGCAGAGGACGGTCGAGGTCGGTTCGGTCAGAATAGGCAATAACCTGCCGCTGGTGCTGATTGCCGGGCCCTGTCAGATGGAAAGCCGCCAGCACGCACTGGAAATGAGTTCCGCGATCAAGGAAATCACCGATGCGCTCGGCATTGGCCTGATCTACAAAACCTCCTACGACAAGGCGAACCGTACCAGCGTTTCCGCCGCACGCGGTGTCGGGCTTGAAGCTTCACTGCCGGTTTTTGCAGAAGTCCGGGAAACCGTGGGCTGTCCGGTTCTGACCGATGTTCATGACGCGCTGCATTGCGCTCCTGTCGCTGAAGCGGTGGATGTGCTGCAAATCCCGGCTTTTCTGTGCCGCCAGACCGACCTGCTGATTGCCGCCGGTGAAACCGGCCGGGCCATCAATGTGAAGAAGGGCCAGTTTCTGGCTCCCTGGGACATGGCAAATGTCGCTGATAAAATCCGCAGTACCGGGAATGACCGGGTAACCCTGTGCGAACGCGGTGCCAGCTTTGGCTATAACACGCTGGTCAGCGATATGCGGTCACTGCCGATCATGGCACAGACCGGTTGCCCGGTCGTCTTTGACGCCACCCATTCGGTACAGCAGCCAGGCGGGCAGGGGACAAGCTCCGGCGGCCAGCGAGAATTCGCGCCGGTCCTCGCCCGCGCCGCCGTCGCTGTTGGTGTCGCCGCCGTCTTTATCGAGACCCATCAGGATCCGGACAGCGCGCCGAGCGATGGACCAAACATGATACCCATCAATGAGTTGAAGGGCGTTCTTGAGACATTGATTGCCTTCGACAAACTATCGAAGTCACTTCAGTAA
- a CDS encoding septum formation initiator family protein has product MTIVEQIRMRSRRAVMPACAIAFLGYFVYHALQGDLGLVAWWRLNQEITVAQAELAEATTLRETWARRVHLLQPENLDPDMMDERARKMLNLVHPDDRIIPVPGSIN; this is encoded by the coding sequence ATGACTATTGTCGAACAAATCAGAATGCGCAGCCGTCGTGCGGTCATGCCAGCCTGTGCCATCGCCTTCCTTGGTTATTTCGTCTATCATGCACTGCAGGGGGATCTTGGCCTTGTGGCATGGTGGCGACTGAATCAGGAGATCACTGTCGCTCAGGCTGAACTGGCTGAGGCGACAACCCTCCGTGAAACATGGGCCCGCCGGGTGCATCTGCTGCAGCCGGAAAATCTCGATCCGGATATGATGGACGAAAGGGCACGCAAAATGCTCAATCTGGTCCATCCGGACGACCGCATCATTCCAGTCCCCGGAAGTATAAATTAA
- a CDS encoding triose-phosphate isomerase: MMARRPLIAGNWKMNGLKQAGLSLATELGERLKAAAPDAGFDMLVCPPATLIDAVSTAVSGTGLLVGGQDCHARSNGAHTGDIAPEMLADLGCSHVLLGHSERRADHGETSDEVAEKALKAVDAGLVPVICVGETEAEKDAGRTLEVLGDQVSRSVPDGLGAKLFVLAYEPVWAIGTGRTPTATEANDIHGALRKMLEQKVGDAETVRILYGGSVKPSNAAEFLSSEHIDGALVGGASLKADDFWAIAQVCAGQN, from the coding sequence ATCATGGCGCGCCGCCCCCTCATCGCCGGTAACTGGAAAATGAACGGCCTCAAACAGGCCGGTCTCTCACTGGCGACAGAACTTGGCGAACGCCTGAAAGCTGCCGCACCTGATGCCGGTTTTGATATGCTGGTTTGTCCGCCTGCAACTCTGATCGATGCCGTCTCGACGGCTGTTTCAGGTACCGGCCTGCTGGTTGGCGGGCAGGACTGCCATGCCCGCTCAAATGGCGCACATACCGGCGATATTGCACCGGAAATGCTTGCCGACCTTGGTTGCAGCCACGTTCTCCTTGGTCACTCCGAGCGCCGGGCCGATCATGGCGAAACGAGTGACGAGGTCGCAGAAAAGGCTCTGAAAGCCGTCGATGCCGGTCTTGTTCCGGTCATCTGTGTTGGTGAGACCGAAGCCGAGAAAGATGCCGGACGCACCCTTGAAGTGCTTGGCGATCAGGTATCACGGTCCGTACCCGACGGTCTGGGAGCAAAGCTTTTTGTCCTGGCTTACGAGCCGGTCTGGGCAATTGGTACCGGACGCACACCGACGGCAACCGAGGCCAATGATATTCATGGTGCCCTGCGTAAAATGCTGGAGCAGAAGGTAGGTGACGCGGAAACCGTCCGTATTCTCTATGGTGGTTCCGTAAAACCATCCAATGCGGCAGAGTTCCTGTCATCAGAACATATCGATGGCGCACTGGTTGGCGGGGCCAGCCTGAAAGCGGATGACTTCTGGGCAATTGCCCAAGTTTGCGCTGGCCAAAATTGA